The Lactuca sativa cultivar Salinas chromosome 2, Lsat_Salinas_v11, whole genome shotgun sequence genome includes a window with the following:
- the LOC111882059 gene encoding uncharacterized protein LOC111882059 has product MDKDVDVCMEKLKKMEWGEEDERHKSVLLLFGESADVRKVWSSMVSDGGVVPLLLLVVYWLRSNRPMLIRIHSIRDNDSSGYAYTQDLMYGDPTQCFDMMRLTQEGITHDSRVLKEVAFNSTSGFPSPPPVIMETVDDFDTIDVELDEFFKHKQRSRCKDEFLNTLTDEALDECTVPEINLNDFEGMSEDEAPQEKQSDSEGEDEDKLQFQYSTHDLKVKWNNMKPVLGERYESPHQLKLCFTNYSLSRGYPIRFKKCDSVRLLAVCASDPEKFQCPFVVRASWMSTERSFQIKKMVEQHTCVRNFRSANLMDATWIARQFLKEMIRKPNVKCKEMQAIIQRRFHCKVSWSKFYRAKCRAISLIDGKLSDHYANVWDYGHELMRSNPGSELLTAIGRDANDHVYPIAWVVVEIDNKPNWQWFLELLHDDLELQGGLNLCVISDQHKGLLEDVKVVLPHVEHRQCARHVYANFRKVFSGIEFKNMFWTVAKSTVEGDFELNMEKIREVNPAAYDHLMAREPKSWCMTFFKSGMACEAVENRMAECFNAIILDARKKPLLAMLEEIRLYMMEMLFNLKKEACKWVNNVCPGPIKKMDEFAFDIN; this is encoded by the exons ATGGATAAGGATGTTGATGTGTGTAtggagaaattaaaaaaaatggaatggggagaagaagatgaaagacACAAGAGCGTTCTTTTGTTATTTGGTGAAAGTGCCGATGTTAGAAAAGTTTG GTCAAGTATGGTTTCTGATGGTGGAGTTGTACCTTTGCTTTTACTTGTGGTTTATTGGTTGAGGTCAAACCGGCCCATGCTAATAAGAATTCATAGTATTAGAGATAACGATTCAAGTGGGTATGCGTATACGCAAGATTTGATGTACGGAGACCCTACACAATGTTTCGATATGATGCGTCTTACACAAGAG GGTATAACACATGATTCaagagttttgaaagaagttgcattcaATTCAACTTCTGGATTTCCATCTCCTCCACCAG tGATAATGGAGACAGTAGATGACTTCGATACCATTGACGTGGAATTGGATGAGTTTTTCAAACACAAACAAAGAAGTCGATGCAAAGATGAGTTCCTAAATACTCTCACAGACGAAGCGCTTGACGAATGCACCGTACCTGAGATAAACCTAAATGATTTTGAAGGAATGTCGGAAGATGAAGCACCACAGGAGAAACAGAGTGATAGTGAgggtgaagatgaagataaattgCAATTTCAATACTCAACCCACGATCTGAAGGTGAAATGGAACAATATGAAGCCAGTTCTTGGAGAGAGGTATGAATCACCACACCAACTAAAGCTTTGTTTTACAAATTACTCTTTAAGTAGGGGTTATCCAATTAGGTTCAAGAAATGTGATAGTGTAAGGCTCTTGGCTGTATGTGCAAGTGACCCTGAGAAATTTCAATGTCCCTTTGTTGTAAGGGCCTCATGGATGAGCACTGAAAGATCATTCCAAATCAAAAAAATGGTTGAGCAACATACCTGTGTTAGGAATTTCCGTAGTGCTAATCTTATGGATGCCACATGGATAGCTAGGCAGTTTCTGAAGGAGATGATTAGGAAACCAAATGTGAAATGTAAGGAAATGCAAGCTATTATTCAAAGAAGGTTCCATTGCAAGGTTTCATGGTCAAAATTTTATAGAGCAAAGTGTAGGGCAATTTCTTTAATAGATGGAAAGTTGAGTGATCATTATGCAAACGTTTGGGATTATGGACATGAGCTGATGAGGTCCAATCCAGGGA GTGAGCTGCTAACTGCCATAGGGAGGGATGCAAATGACCATGTGTATCCCATTGCTTGGGTAGTAGTTGAAATTGATAACAAGCCCAACTGGCAATGGTTCTTGGAACTATTACATGATGACCTAGAATTACAAGGAGGCTTGAATTTGTGTGTTATTTCCGATCAACACAAG GGTCTTTTGGAAGATGTAAAGGTTGTATTGCCACATGTGGAGCACAGACAATGTGCAAGACATGTGTATGCAAATTTCAGAAAGGTCTTCAGTGGTATAGAGTTTAAGAATATGTTTTGGACAGTTGCCAAGTCAACTGTTGAAGGAGACTTCGAATTGAATATGGAGAAGATCAGAGAAGTCAATCCTGCTGCTTATGATCATTTGATGGCAAGGGAGCCTAAATCTTGGTGCATGACATTTTTTAAAAGTGGAATGGCATGTGAGGCTGTTGAAAATAGAATGGCAGAGTGTTTTAATGCCATCATACTTGATGCTAGAAAGAAGCCTTTGTTGGCCATGCTTGAGGAGATTAGACTATATATGATGGAAATGTTATTTAACTTGAAGAAAGAAGCATGTAAATGGGTGAATAATGTGTGTCCAGGACCTATTAAGAAAATGGATGAGTTTGCTTTTGATATCAACTAG